The stretch of DNA ATTACATGATATAAAGTAATAACCGTGTATTATGAAGTTATTATCTGGTAATAACACTATAATAACATCATTGATTAATATGGACAGTGTTGAGTTATGATCTGATAATAACACTATAATAACATCATGATCAAGTCATTAATATGGACAGTGTTAAGTTATTATCCGGTAATAACACTATAATAACATCATGATCAAGTCATTGATTAATATGGACAGTGTCGAGTTATTATCTGATAATAACACTCTGGTCATTATCGATAACAGGACAGTATTTTTGGACTCTAAAGTTTCTTTAACTTGCTGTGTTGATATAATAGAAAAGTGcaggtgcttttattttgttgcaAACTTGATGATTATAATTCAATGCTCAGCTGCACTGATATGAACCATCAGATTCTGCCTGTTGTTTTACTGCTGCCCCCTAAACCAgacttttaaaaataacaaaatctgCCTCTTCTGGATCTACAGCCTCTGTGAAGCCTACAATAATAAGAGCAGTGTCTGCAGGCACAGGCAGTGTGGGAGGACTTGCTGTTATTCAATACTTAAAGGCttgttggtaaaaaaaaaaccctgctcTGCTTTCAGGAATGCCTTGATGTTTAACAATGAGCTGATGGCCGATGTCCACTTCATTGTTGGCCCTTTGGGGGGATCACAGAAGGTTCCGGCACACAAGGTAAAAACCTCAGGGTCGAGACTGAAGCGTCTTTAAAAGTTTGTTTTATAAAAAGCCAGGCTTGTGACTGATgcatcctccctcctctcccctcccctctcagtATGTGCTGGCCGTGGGAAGCTCGGTCTTCTGTGCCATGTTTTACGGCGATCTGGCGGAGGAGGAGTCTGAGATCCATATCCCAGATGTGGAACCTGCTGCTTTTCTAATTCTGCTGAAGTAAGCCACTCACccttctctcccccccctcctccacctccccatCACACAGCCAACCAGAAGGCAGAGATGACAAGCGCAGTCAGTGTCACTTCAAAGCATATTATTACTCATCCAAAGCTGAGCAGAGGCGAATGCCAAAATGCTGGGAGCGCCAcagagcagcggcagcagcacgGTGCTCTGTAATTGCTGGTTTTCTCAGCAGTCTTTGTTCAACTAGaaacattttttcccctttcctcATCCTCAGCCTGACAGTCCTCTTATATGCAGACGACTGGTTATAAATAACACGTCTTTGTAGCTCATTCTGTAGCATTGGCATGACAGCAGAGTATGTGAAAAGTCATCATACAATCCTCTTAGGGAAGAAAAAGCTGATCAGTTCTCTCCattttgctgctctgtgactgcaTCAGTGCTGTATTTCTGACATATTTCCTTCTCACAGGTACTTGTACAGCGATGAGATCGACCTGGAAGCAGACACGGTGCTGGCCACCTTGTATGCCGCCAAGAAATACATCGTCCCCGCGCTGGCCAAGGCCTGCGTCACCTTCCTCGAGACCAGCCTGGAGGCCAAGAACGCCTGCGTGTTGCTCTCCCAGAGCCGCCTGTTCGAGGAGCCCGAGCTGACGCAGCGCTGCTGGGAGGTGATCGACGCTCAGGCGGAGCTCGCGCTGGGGTCAGAGGGCTTCTGTGAGATCGACCTGCAGACGCTGGACATCATCCTGCGGAGGGAGACCCTGAACAccaaggaggaggtggtgttcGAGGCGGTGATGAGCTGGGCCGTGGCGGAGTGTAAGAGACAGGGTTTGGTGCCCACAACCAACAACAAAAGAGATGTGCTGGGCAAGGCGCTGTTCTTGGTGCGCATCCCCACCATGAGCCTGGAGGAGTTTGCCAACGGGGCGGCGCAGTCTGGGATCCTCACACTGGAGGAGACGCACAATGTGTTCCTGTGGTACACGGCGGCCAAAAAGCCCTCGCTGGACTTCCCTCTGAGCGCAAGGATGGGACTGGCTCCTCAGAGGTGCCACCGCTTCCAGTCCTCTGCTTATCGGAGCAACCAGTGGCGCTACCGCGGCCGCTGCGACAGCATCCAGTTCGCAGTGGACAAGAGGATCTTTATCGCTGGTTTGGGGCTGTACGGGTCGAGCGGCAGCAAAGCCGAGTACAGCGTTAAGATCGAGCTTAAGAGACAGGGTGTGACCTTG from Parambassis ranga chromosome 22, fParRan2.1, whole genome shotgun sequence encodes:
- the LOC114427177 gene encoding BTB/POZ domain-containing protein 6-B-like, translated to MPTADCRLLHHGRIMRCLTYLLLLPETLKKSKKVGRLPGRLPVCYEILTLSLSSKKKQQQQQQREKEKKMAAELYPAANTNTAHNLANGTTVADTEKTKEVQVCQASSSSSSAATTPTTQQNINNNNVDPPSWQCSHPTLRERNALMFNNELMADVHFIVGPLGGSQKVPAHKYVLAVGSSVFCAMFYGDLAEEESEIHIPDVEPAAFLILLKYLYSDEIDLEADTVLATLYAAKKYIVPALAKACVTFLETSLEAKNACVLLSQSRLFEEPELTQRCWEVIDAQAELALGSEGFCEIDLQTLDIILRRETLNTKEEVVFEAVMSWAVAECKRQGLVPTTNNKRDVLGKALFLVRIPTMSLEEFANGAAQSGILTLEETHNVFLWYTAAKKPSLDFPLSARMGLAPQRCHRFQSSAYRSNQWRYRGRCDSIQFAVDKRIFIAGLGLYGSSGSKAEYSVKIELKRQGVTLAQNLTKFVSDGSSSTFPVWFEHPVQVEQDAFYTVSAVLDGNELSYFGQEGMTEVQCGKVTFQFQCSSDSTNGTGVQGGQIPELVFYA